TATGAAATTTCATAAATGATTAGCGTATCGAATATATTGTTTTATGAGGATTTGATATTGTATTCTACAAGTTTAGTAGTAAGAAGATATTTTAATAGACGATAGTTTAGGGTTGGCCTAAAGTCTGATTTGTGGGTTTCGGTCCATTAGGATACCCTAAATATCTTATTTAACCTGACCAAGGTCCGCATTTAGGCCAACCCTAAACTATCGTCAAATAATTTTGGCATGTTGATTTTCTTTTTATCATCTTTTCTATTTTATTGCTTCACAGGGACTACGCGTACCCACGGCCAGTAGCTTTGGCTATAGCCCAGGGAGTAATGGCAATTGGGCATTTGTTGTTTGCTTTGGGTTGGCCTGGTGCTATGTACATGGGTACCCTTTTGATCGGGCTTGGGTACGGGGCCCACTGGGCTATCATACCAGCTACAGCCTCTGAGTTATTTGGACTCAAAAAGTTCGGAGCTTTGTACAATTTTCTCACCCTGGCTAACCCTGCGGGCTCACTTGTCTTCTCTGGGGTCATTGCTAGCAATATTTACGATTCAGAAGCCGAAAAACAAGCCCAACAACACAATCAAATCATCACGCATTCAGCTTCTTTTTTGACAAAGCTTTTGGATACTGATGATGCCCCAAAGTGTACAGGTTCAGTGTGCTTTTTTACGACTTACATGATAATGTCCGGACTTTGTGTTATAGCGGTTATCTTAAGTTTGATACTTGTGGGTCGAACTAAAGTTGTCTACCAGCACTTGTATGGGAAGAACCGAACTTGAATCTGTTCCATTTCTTCGCAGGTGTATCTACTTGTTTCccacagttcaaaatgtttgatTTTGATGTCATGAATTCTGTTTGTATATTGTTATTTGTTAGTACATTGTTTGGATTGAAGTTTTGATTTTATACAATtcagttttattgtaatatatttcaaGCATTTATCTTAACACTGTAAACAATAATAAACAACTGTTCATCTGCTAATTAAAATGTGTGCAGTTTATATTTTATTTGAAATATCATCACATATTTTCAACACATTGACTATCTAATTTTGCAAGCTTTAAAATCTGTCTGTAGGTGTTGTAGTCATATTCAGATCTTTTAGTCAAAGTAGAAACAAATTATTGGGTTAGCATATAAACAACTAAACCAGCTTTTTAGATTAGCATATATCTAACTTCTTTCTGAATTTTGTATATTTTATTTGACACAAACAAAAAATTAAACTGTGCAGACAATTGGTTCATACTGATCAATAGCTATGAACCAATGAGAGATACATAATCATGCATTCTGGGAtccagaaataaaataaaaaacttaaGATGTCGAGAGTGGGATTTGAACCCACGCCCTTTCGGACCAGAACCTTAATCTGTCGCCTTAGACCAACTCGGCCATCCCGACTTATATGAATTTATTCTCTTGGAAAAGTTAATAATTCTTAAATTCCACACATCAAAAGGTCTAACACTTTTATTTGGAGTAAACTGACTGCATCATGGCATCAGAAAATTTGTGTTCACATGTTTTTATATTTTGGTATAGATGGAAATTATATTAATAATCCCTATATTATATTCGAAATTATACAGATGGTCCTTATTTTTAAAAAATTACATTGATCCCTCAAAAGTGCACATCTATAATCCATATCTTTAACGTCCCTTAAAAACTCTATTAACTCTTAACAATGTGAAAACGTATAAATTTGAAAAAACAAATCTTCAACATAGAAGATATTGTTTTCCTGGTATGACTAAAAAGTGATTATTAATCGGTTATTAATACGAAAGAATAAGTAATTAAAGAAAAATTGCAAGTTCGGGCATTCCCATTTGATCATGTATATTCCTTGCATTTCTAAGATACTCCGTATAATTCAGATCcatttgtttaattttttttactcAAAACACAATAATTACAATCTCAGACGATCTTATAAAAACATCTTATACGGTAAAGAAATCGACTCAGAATTGTAAGAAAATGGATCCTAACGGACGTGTGGTTATTAGACAGGAGATGTTGGGGGAGTATTTGTTTCGAACTGTCATGAAATGTGTTCTTTTGCTTTTATTTCAGTTACTTTGTAGCTGCATTGTTAATTGCCGTTATTCCTGTGTTCAATTTGGAGCTTGGTTTTGATATTATAAATTGTTCAGCTTTTTGTAAAATACCTCTTTAATCTTTACCTTCGAGTTTTGCATATTATTACACTTAACGAACATTAGAGATAGGATCACAGACATGTAGTTTTAGTATGTCAGAGATGAACGGTGTAATATTTAAGAGATAAGAACTATCAATATAATTTAGTGTAAAGTACAAGGGTTACCGATATAATTTACTTTGTTATTTGTAAACATAATAAAATGAAAAACAGCAGTTCTAAACCACAAAGTTAGCTAAGGAAATATGGAAATAGCAACTAAACACAATGTGCCAGATTTCAAATTTTTGTTATATAAGAAAGGTtatagataatataataataaatttataaatttatacccATAGAGGCCAGTACAAATAAAGTTGTGTTGCACAATAGTGTCTGCCTTCCAAATTACAACAGTTGCGTTAATTAATACACAGGCCCCTATTCTCTGGTTTGAACAATCTCTTGGATTTCATCCACTGAAAAAAGTGACGATTCGCTTTCGAAATCTTCTTTCTCCATCTTCTGCCGTAGCTGCAAATCACACAACATCATTACAGGTCATTGAGTTAATACTGCAGGTCCTATTCATTTAATACACACGTAGAAAGGAATATATTTGCTACTAATTTTTGTACAACGAACATATTGAGAGATTGGAAACAAGACGTGCGTACCTTGTCTAAGATCATGGATTGATCATCTACACCGTAATTACGCATTTGTTTCAACATCTCCAGTTGCTGCAAATAAAACACATTCCAACTAAAACTTTGCACCAACGAAAACCAACCAATAAAACGCATTGCGCCAGTGACAAAAGGTATTATTATACCTGTTTGTGTAAGTTTTGTTGCATCTGCAATCTCTCACTGTATGCGTATGGTCCAAGCTCAGCCTCTTCACATGCCATCTCTTCCCTGTTTGTTTAATAAAAGCTTATTCTAAGGCATTGATAAATCCAGAAATGTTATGATATGTTTTTTTCTTAGTAATTGAAACATATAGGGCAGTAACATACAGTAGTAGAAGCATAAAACCTTTGAAATTTACATTTAAAATTAGTTTGATTTTTTTTCTTGGATGATAAAAAAGCTATCAATCATCTATTTTGTATGATGTTACTTTTAATTGCAAGTAGCAAGAATTTCACAAAGCTGAAACTTTATAAACAATCAACTAAATAGTGACTCTCTGCAGAATGTCAAAAACTTCTATGAGTGTCAAAGGCTCAAACTCACTGTTGTAAAAGTTGGTCGAGTGGTGTAGGAACTAAACCGTCCCGTTTCGCCCAAAAATGCTTGAAAAGGCGGTCAACGCTATAAAGTCGGGTCAAACTCGGGCTGAGTCGGGTTTGAGTCGGTcgaagtcaaagttggtcaaaattaatatttttttaattttagatATTGTGCCCTATATCTACattagaaatgtttatgttttatctttgatatatttatgtcTAATATGTATGTGCTTAAGGTCCCGAAGGACTCGTCCCCGACTTGCGACTTTACAACCTTGCTCAAACTAAGGGCAAAATTCTGCTAAACAGTGcagatttttgtttttttaaaccATGTTAGAAGTGAAGTAGGGTACCATCACCGAGATCACACTGTTTAAAGACTTTGAGAAAACCAAAATGGTTAAAAACACACTGCCGGTGATCACAAGAGAAAGAGAGAGATTACTTTGCTACAAATCCGTAAAAGCGAACCATCAAATCTTGATCATTTTCGTACTCCGTGCTTATTTTCGCCAAGCAAGCAAGACCATAAGCTGGATCTGAAATGGTTCATCACATGCCATGTCAGCATGTTGGTAACGCTACAATATTTTCATATCAGTAGACAAATCTATGTAACATTTATAGAAGAAAACATCTTCAACTTCATGCAATTTACGAAAAACTACATAACTTACCAACTCCAATTTCATTAAGTATTTCCTCCTGAATAGCAGTAGTCACAGCTACAGCTTCCTGTATTTAAATTATAAGCGTCATTTAGTTACAATCAGTCTTAAGATGGTTAGTTACATGAATCAAATAGCACCCACGTCATTATCAgcattaaaaattttcaaatatttatttTGGTACAACCATATCATATCATTTATAACCATCCCAAGGTAGCCCAAGTGGTTGGGGCCTtgagatccttgcaagaggtctgaagttcaattcttggggtggccagggaagggttggaaacagccagggagtattcctgatgggctgcgtacactagagtatggggtcggattactcgcccttcccgggtaacccgaacagggaaaaccttacaactttactctacttttctgggtggagaaatgacttgttttttattctcggataagggaaggattgtctacatctcacctcccccatacaccactcaagtggtattgggtactgttgttgttgttgttgttgcatatcatatcatttatatttatataataattatatgacATCTATCAAATTCAAGATATGATATCAagttcctctttttttttttttttttttttttttttttttttgaaaggcgcaCATACACACTACACAAATTTTTCACGAATATTTACAAACGTCCTCCAGAGGACTCGAACCATGACCTCGTGGTCAGAGGGGTTCCTCGATACTGCTAGGCCAATGGCAAACTTTGGTCAAATCTTAAGAAAGTTACCCTTGTTCGGTAAAGAAACCTTTACAGTCCGTAATAATACTACTAATCGAAATCTTTAGCAATTTGGAGAACAACCTTACTTTGCAATAATTTTGTGTTTACCTACACAAAAGTGTCGTTTGTTTTTCAGTCTACAGATTTTATTATGTATTATGTTTGATCGCCCGCAGACTGTTTGTTTTTTCTGAAGAcatataagataaaataatgtcttatttaGTCTACAaactcgcagacttagaaatgtgcttctaaCTAATAGGATTAAGTAATGTGCTTCTAACTAATGGGATTAAGTTATTTTGCatacataaaaaataaaaacaaacgGTAGCATACAGTCCCTTATGACCACATTTTCTTTACATGCATGGTCCGAAGaataatcttaaaaaaaaaaaaaaaaaaaaaaagcaccaaAATGTTGCAAACACAGACGGATTAGCACCATGTCACTTACAACAGTTGTGGTAAATGAAAGAATTAAgctaaataataataactacagtaattagtattagtatcactattAAAGTACAATACTGTTGTCTTGAATAATTAGAAAAACAGTAACAAAATAaattttttattaaatttattgAATAAAAGGATTAAAACAAAGATAGATTACAGATACCTGGTTATCGTTGACTGCATCTGAAATGCGTTTCTTAACATCTGATAAAATGCATAAAACCCTAAATTTAACCAACTCGTTTTACCCAATATATACATTAGCTAATCATAATGACCTTGTGTTAGTGtatgtagaaaaataattaaaacttaaagCGGAAATTGATACCAGGCTGAGAAGTGAGAGTAGAGAATCGATCAAAAAGATGAAGCAATTGCTCTCTCGATAGCATAGCTATTTGTGTGGTAATGTATTAAAAACCCCAACCCCCAAAATGTAAAtagatataaatattttatttttcaCAAATATTCTCGTTAGATATTAACTAAAacgtataacccgtgaaagatttcaatgttattttaaattaataatatatgtttATCTCCGCGTTTAGatatgtaattatcgacttttaaaaatttaacgcaaaatcaacgtgtatgaaaagtactccaaaaatttagcttttttaaaaagcgtccgttttgcatatagttggTGACATTGTATtcttaaaattatttcgagtttaacgatggtgtcggaaaaatttaactcgttgcgagcgagaagatatgacccgttgaatattttggtggagtttatttaagattttttatgaaaatggttatttgacactttaccccttgtttggggggtcgatttgaatatttgaaaaaagtgtgggggtctttggtggtgtagtgaaatttaattagaatttaaaaaaaatatggaaagacgaaaatgcccctagttactattcaccatttttgtatatttgataatatagtaataagaaATTTGTGCACTTATTTTTAGGTTATATCTAAATCTTATGGGGCTGTCTACTTCGGTGAGGAAAGTTGGTAAGCATGGATTCAACTACCGTTGTTTTGCAGACGGAAGTTGGAGCTGGTTGGTGTGAGGTAGAGCTTCAAGTGGCCATCGAAATAAATGAAGTTTTGCTTACTCCATTTGAGCATATGAGATACATTCATGACGTCATTAGTACGTCTACTGCTTGGCATACTGCGTTGATCGAGGTATGTCTTTGTtaattttttactaaaattatgaTTCATTTTTATAATGTGCATCATTATGCTTATACATGGATGGTTTAATTGTAGGTGGCAGATTTTGATGAGTGATCAAGATAGATGGTGGCGGGTTGAAGAGTTTGTGTGTTTTGAAATGTTGGCCGGTTTGATTATAATGTTTgaacatgaatattaattgtttTATGAGTTTGTGTGTTTGAGACAATAATATGTAATATGTTGATGTTACCTAGACATTTTCTTGCATTTGTGGTGTTGAAACAATATTATAATCTATAATATTATTTGGATTGAAACAATATtatgttttatatttaatatttgttttgtaatttaaaatttatttattgtaattgtaatgaataataaattgatgCAGCAAAAGAAAACTGGATCCGAACCGGGATCAAAAGGACCATATTGCTGAAGCAGGCCCGAAAGGCCCAGATAGCTGAAGCAGGCCCGTAAGGCACAAATACTATCATTGGGCGCAAAAGGCCCAGTAAGCATAAACGGGCCAATTAGCATAACCAGATCCAAAAGGCCCAATTATCTGAACTGGGCTAGAAAGGCCCAATTcatatgtgaaggtattacttatcctaatatctaaaagtgaaaaattcacctttaaaaatagtaaaatgtcattttcggaatctaaactgcttcaaacgggggaaagccttaaggaagtcttgctcgtaccgCTGTTTtcaagttatcttgcgaaaatgggcctaatctgcaactgaAAATTTTTCTGAAAATTCTccaaaaattttgcccgattttgtggggaatgtggtgactttaaatatgtgttttgctaccattaattatcatcaaaacgaaattagactctcatatattcgcattcaatatgaattttagaaacaaaattaaaaataaggttacgaatctagagaaataaaaaagcgactaaaaatactcgaacaataaaacaaagacgttataaaagcagcaacgttttgtagctagtggtgagatactaGCCCCAacgtgattctcgatgtacctaaatataatattatataaaaacaagtatcatattggtatttaaacagacacagcaattcacatgtgaaggtattacttatcctaagatctaaagtgcaaaattcacctttaaaaatagtaaaatgtcattttcggaacctagcctgcttcgaacggggaaaagcCATAAGGAAGTCTTGCAcatagcgccattttctagttatcttgcgaaaatgggcctaatctacaattgaaaatttttcggaaaattcttcacaaaattttgcccgattttatagggaatgtagtgacttcaactaTGTGTTTTACagccattatttatcatcaaaatgaaactacactctcatatatctgcattcaatataaaatttagtaacaaaaataaggttatgaatctaaagaaataaaaaagcggctaaaaatactcgaacaataaaacaaagaaattataaaagcagcaacgttttgtagctagtggtgagatattagccccaacatgattcttgatgtacctaaatacaatattaaataaagacaagtatcatagcggtatttaaataggcacaacaattcacatgtgaaggtattacttatcctaagatctaaaagcgaAATATccacttttaaaaatagtaaaatgtcattttcgtaatctaaactgcttcgaacgggggaaagtctTAAGAAAATCTTGCTCGTATCGCCGTTTTctcgttatcttgcgaaaatggacctaatctgcaatttaaaaattttatgaaaattctccacaaagttttttctgattttgtggggaatgtagtgacttcaaatatgtattttgccgccattaattatcatcaaaatgaaacaacactatcatatattcgcattcaatatgaaatttagaagaaaaaaaacaaaaataaggttatgaatctcgagaaataaaaaagcggctaaaaatactcgaacaataaaacatagATATTatgaaagcagcaacgttttgtagctagttgtgagatagtagccccaacatgattctcgatgtacctaaatacaatattaaataaaaacaagtatcatattggtatataaacatgcacaacaattcacacgcgaaggtattacttatcctaagatctaaaagtgcaaaattcacgttTAAAAATAGTTAAATGTCATTTttagaatctaaactgcttcgaacgatggaaagccttaaggaaatattgctcgtagcgtcgttttctagtttTGTTCCAAAAATTAGGCCTTAtctgtaattgaaaatttttacggaaaattctccacaaaattttgcccgattttgtggggaatgtagtgactacaAATATGTGTTTTACCGCCATTATTTATcaacaaaatgaaactacactctcatatatttgcattcaatatgaaatttagtaacaaaaataaggttatgaacctcgagaaataaaaaagcggctaaaaatactcgaacaataaaacatagacattataaaagcagcaacgttttgtagctagtggtgacataatagccccaacatgattctcaatgtaccaaaatacaatattaaataaaaacaagtatcatagtggtatttaaagatgcacaacaattcacatgtgaaggtattacttatcctaagatccaaaagtgcaaaattcacctataaaatagtaaaatgtcattttcggaatctaaactgcttcgaacgggggaaaaccttaaggaagtcttgctcgtagcgccgttttctagttatcttacaaAAATTGGCGTAATCTGtatttgaaaatttttcgaaaaattctccacaaaaattGCCAgactttgtggggaatgtagtgacttgaaATATGTGTTTTgtcgccattaattatcatcaaaataaaactacactatcatatattcacattcaatatgaaatttagaaaaaagcaaaataaggttatgaatctcgagaaaaataaaaaagcggctaaaaatactcaaacaataaaacaAAAAGCATtttaaaagcaacaacgttttgtagcaagtggggagatagtagccccaacatgattctcgatgtacctaaatacaatattaaataaaaacaaatatcatagtggtatttaaatatgcacaacaattcacatgtgaaggtattacttatcctaagatctaaaagtgaaaaTTTACCTTTAACAATAGTTAAATGTTATtatcggaatctaaactgctttgaacgggggaaaaccttaaggaagtcttgctcgtaccgTTGTTTTCTAGTTaagttgcgaaaatgggcctaatctgcaattgaaaacttTTCGAAAAATactccacaaaattttgtccgattttgtggggaatgtagtgacgtcaaatatgtgttttgccgcCATTAATTATcaccaaaatgaaactacactctcataaattcgcatttaatatgaaatttagaaacaaaaacaaaaataaggttatgattcttgagaaataaaaaaaggctaaaaatactcgaacaataaaacaaagacattttaaaagcaccaacgttttgtagctagtggtgagatagtagccccaacatgattctcgatgtacctaaatataacattaaataaaaacaagtatcatagtggtatttaaacaggcacaacaattcacatgtgaaggtattacttatcctaagatctaaaagtgcaaaattcaccttgaaAAATAGTAAactgtcattttcggaatctagccttcttcgaacgggggaaagccataagtaagtcttgctcgtagcgccgttttctatttATCTTACAAAAATCGACCTAATCTGTaaatgaaaatttttcgaaaaattctccacaaatttTTGCCCAATTTTGTTGGGAATGTAGTGATTTTAAATATGTGTTTTGccaccattaattatcatcaaaatgaaactacactctcatatagtcgcattcaatatgaaatttagaaacaaaaacaaaaataaggttataaatctaaagaaataaaaaagcggctaaaaatacacgAACAATAAAACATACACATTATAAAAGctacaacgttttgtagctagtggtgagatagtagccccaacatgattctcgatgtagctAAATACAATAttcaataaaaacaagtatcataatggtatttaaacaggcacaacaatttacatgtgaaggtattacttatcctaagattaaaaagtgaaaaattcacctttaaaaatagtaaaatgtcattttcagaatctaacttgcttcgaacgggggaaagccttaaggaagactTGCTCGTAcgaccgttttctagttatcttgagaaaatgggcctaatctgcatttgaaaatttttcgaaaaattttccacaaaattttgcccaattttgtggggaatgtagttacttcaaatatgtgttttgccgccattaattatcattaaaatgaaactacactctcatatattcgcatttaatataaaattttgaaacaaaaacaaaaataaggttatcaatctagagaaataaaaaaaaggcTAAAAATTAATTGAATAATAAAAcaaagacattataaaagcagcaacgttttgtagctagtgatagtcgccccaacatgattctcgatgtaccaaaataaaatattaaataaaaacaagtatcatagtggtatataaacatgcacaacaattcacatgtgaaagtattacttatcctaagatctaaaagtgcaaaattcacctttaaaaatagtaaaatgtcatttttggaatATAAACtggttcgaacgggggaaagccttgaggaagtcttgatcgtagcgccgttttctagttatcttacaaAAATTGGGCCTAATCTGTAATTGAAagtttttcaaaaaattctccacaaaattttgcccgattttgtggggaatttagtgacttcaaatatgtgttttgcgaccattaattatcatcaaaacaaaattaaactctcatatattcacattcaatatgaattttagaaacaaaataaaaaataaggttatgaatctagagaaataaaaaagcgactaAAAAAACTCTAACAATAAAAGAAAGACATTATTATAAaagtagcaacgttttgtagctaatggtgagatagtagccccaacatgattctcgatgtacataaatataatattaaataaaaacaagcatcatagtggtatttaaacaggcacagcaattcacatgtgaaggtattacttgtcctaagatctaaaagtgcaaaattcacctttaaaaatagtaaaatgtcattttcggaatccaGCCTGCTTCGAATGGGGAAAAGCCATAAGGAAATCTTGCTCATAACGCCGTTTtcaagttatcttgcgaaaatgggcctaatctgcaattgaaaatttttctgaAAATTCTCTTCAATATTTTgcctgattttgtggggaatgtagtgacttcaaatatgtgttttgccgccattaattatcatcaaaatgaaactacactttcatatattcaaatttaatattaaatttagaaacaaaaacaaaaataaggttatgaatctatagacataaaaaagcggctaaaaatagtcGAACAATAAAACATCGACATTattaaagcagcaacgttttgtagctagttataacgaccagtcctaatccatctggacgaatacattacatttggttacatcgcgaggtacttgacctctatatgatacattttacaaacattgcattcgtttttaaaaagacaaactttcatttcaccgaaagttgacggcatgcataccatttcataatatatccaactataattgacttaataataatcttgatgaactcaacaactcgaatgcaacgtcttttgaaatatatcatgaatgacttcaagtaatatctttaatatgggcaaatgcacagcggatgatttctttcatacttgagaataaacatgctttaaagtgtcaactaaaaggttggtgagttcattagtttatcataatcattcatttctatcattttaatagaccacaagattttcagatatttaa
This window of the Rutidosis leptorrhynchoides isolate AG116_Rl617_1_P2 chromosome 7, CSIRO_AGI_Rlap_v1, whole genome shotgun sequence genome carries:
- the LOC139858350 gene encoding uncharacterized protein — protein: MLSREQLLHLFDRFSTLTSQPDVKKRISDAVNDNQEAVAVTTAIQEEILNEIGVDPAYGLACLAKISTEYENDQDLMVRFYGFVAKEEMACEEAELGPYAYSERLQMQQNLHKQQLEMLKQMRNYGVDDQSMILDKLRQKMEKEDFESESSLFSVDEIQEIVQTRE